From the genome of Apodemus sylvaticus chromosome 3, mApoSyl1.1, whole genome shotgun sequence, one region includes:
- the Mrpl37 gene encoding 39S ribosomal protein L37, mitochondrial → MALASGPPMRALAGSGRLGLGGYGAPKRGAYEWGVRSTRKPEPRPLDRVYEIPGLEPITYEGKKHFVPWLAKPIFPPWERGWNDPRFHRAAPIHEQPLYKEQPCYIFHQRSRLLEGMKQALWLTKTKLIEGLPKKVLSLVDDPANHIENQEQRVLDIISHARLWHSTEDTPKRETYCPLIVDSLIQLCKSQILKHPSLARRTSAQNCSFATNWNRESLLLQVRGSSSTILSAKDPLPAIASREEVEATRSHVLETFYPISPTIDLQECHVYEVKDDTGFQEGYPYPHPHTLYLLEKANLRPQRFLPEQLRAKMLLFAFANALAQARLLHGNTARVLEQPVVVQSVGTDGRVFQFLVLQLNTTDLASSEGIKNLVWTDSDQLLYQHFWCRPVIKKKVVVEPVGPVDFRPETFRKFLALYLHGAV, encoded by the exons ATGGCCTTGGCGTCCGGGCCCCCTATGCGGGCACTAGCTGGCTCTGGGAGGCTCGGCCTCGGGGGCTACGGGGCCCCGAAACGCGGGGCGTATGAGTGGGGTGTGCGCTCCACGCGGAAGCCCGAGCCTCGCCCCCTGGACAGGGTGTACGAAATTCCTGGTCTGGAGCCCATTACCTACGAGGGAAAGAAGCACTTCGTCCCGTGGCTGGCGAAGCCGATCTTCCCGCCGTGGGAGCGGGGCTGGAATGACCCACGGTTCCACCGTGCGGCCCCCATCCACGAGCAGCCTCTGTACAAGGAGCAACCCTGCTACATCTTCCACCAGCGTTCCCGACTCCTTGAGG GTATGAAGCAGGCTCTCTGGCTTACTAAGACCAAGTTAATAGAGGGCCTCCCCAAGAAAGTGCTCAGTCTTGTTGATGACCCGGCGAATCACATAGAGAACCAAGAGCAGCGGGTTTTGGATATCATCTCTCATGCCCGGCTCTGGCACTCCACTGAGGACACCCCCAAGAGAGAGACTTACTG ccCACTCATTGTGGACAGTCTCATCCAGCTGTGTAAGTCCCAGATCCTCAAGCACCCTTCTCTAGCCCGGCGGACCTCTGCCCAGAACTGCTCCTTTGCCACCAATTGGAATCGAG AGTCTCTTCTCCTTCAGGTCCGAGGTTCTAGTAGCACCATACTGAGTGCCAAGGATCCCCTGCCTGCCATTGCCTCCAGAGAGGAGGTTGAAGCTACCCGGAGTCATGTTCTTGAAACCTTCTACCCCATCTCTCCTACCATCGATCTTCAAGAATGCCATGTTTATGAGGTGAAAGATGACACAG GGTTCCAGGAGGGCTATCCTTACCCCCATCCCCACACCTTGTATTTACTGGAAAAGGCCAATTTACGGCCACAGCGCTTTCTTCCGGAACAGCTGAGGGCTAAGATGCTTCTGTTTGCTTTCGCAAATGCCCTGGCTCAGGCCAGGCTCCTGCATGGG AACACAGCCAGAGTCTTGGAGCAGCCGGTAGTTGTACAGAGCGTGGGCACTGATGGCCGCGTCTTCCAGTTCCTGGTGTTGCAGTTGAATACCACAGATCTGGCTTCTAGTGAGGGCATCAAGAACCTGGTATGGACAGACTCAGACCAGCTCCTTTACCAGCACTTCTGGTGTCGCCCGGTCATCAAAAAAAAGGTGGTGGTG GAACCTGTGGGACCTGTGGATTTCCGGCCGGAGACGTTCAGGAAGTTTTTAGCTCTGTACTTGCATGGCGCTGTGTGA